In a genomic window of Pangasianodon hypophthalmus isolate fPanHyp1 chromosome 1, fPanHyp1.pri, whole genome shotgun sequence:
- the clcn1b gene encoding chloride channel protein 1 isoform X1, whose product MMSECTEASETVMNLDQILLYGEYREQLGNVARREATRLLTENQSNKHGGNARAIRRGYGRTHQIALETGPMTPGFSQSSSIKKPQPYSKCQDCLRRVQRYIITKLGEDWIFLVLLGLTMALVSWSMDYASAKSLQAYKWMYAELKGNVPLQYLAWVTYPIILIVFSSVFCHLVSPQAIGSGIPELKTILRGVVLKEYLTLKAFVAKVIGLTASLGSGMPLGKEGPFVHIASICAAVLSRFMSIFTGVYENPYGYTDILTVGCAVGVGCCFGTPLGGVLFSIEVTSTYFAVRNYWRGYFAATFSAFIFRVLSVWNKDSVTITALFRTKFRMDFPFDLQELPAFAVIGISCGFLGAFFVYLNRQVVLFMRRPTALTRFLTKYRLIYPGVVTLIIASFTFPPGFGQFMAGELMPRECINSLFDNFTWTKVWDATMEPGLGRSTAWFHSEVSVFIILLLFFIMKFWMSAVSTTMPIPSGAFMPVFILGAAFGRLVGEIMATLFPNGILFDGIVYRILPGGYAVIGAAAMTGAVTHTVSTAVICFELTGQISHILPMMVAVILANMVAQGLQPSLYDSIIQVKKLPYLPELGFGHISKYNICVEDIMVKKVKFLSPQTTYRELLHLLQTTTLKTIPVVDSKESMILLGSIERCELQAACDWWLSAERRITNQGQAMRSPGSVVSWESFNLVDEEGGEESKERENTVSEEQNGPLDTVGDPTNHTAPGESGSGVLGFMRSALHRLLSNSSSSQQAESQDALPAPVTESMTTDEIKAWEDAELDKPIDIDQIRIDPSPFQLVERTSLHKTHTLFSLLGLSHAYVTSIGKLVGVVALKELQKAIEGSTRSGVRLRPPLASFRDASRKTKEHPHPTSAPSSHPRDRELWSEEEKKEMKDEAEPKLAESKETECKVSVDSNTRSSDNSAQGQPSSASSPSSPSIPLASLHSLPEKETNGEKESDDELV is encoded by the exons ATGATGAGCGAGTGCACTGAGGCCTCTGAGACAGTAATGAATTTAGATCAAATTCTG cTGTATGGAGAGTACAGGGAGCAGCTGGGTAACGTTGCCCGGAGGGAGGCCACACGTCTGCTAACTGAGAACCAGTCAAATAAACATGGTGGGAATGCTAGGGCAATCAGGAGAGGCTATGGCCGAACGCATCAGATCGCCTTGGAAACAGGGCCCATGACCCCAGGATTTAGCCAGTCCTCCTCGATAAAGAAACCCCAACCTTACTCAAAATGCCAAG ACTGCCTGAGGCGTGTCCAGAGGTATATAATAACAAAGCTTGGGGAGGATTGGATCTTCCTGGTGCTGCTGGGTCTTACCATGGCTCTAGTCAGCTGGAGTATGGACTACGCCAGTGCCAAGAGCCTGCAAG CTTACAAATGGATGTATGCAGAGCTGAAAGGGAACGTGCCACTTCAGTATCTGGCCTGGGTCACATATCCCATAATTCTCATTGTGTTCTCCTCTGTCTTCTGCCACCTGGTCTCCCCACAAGCTATAG GCTCTGGTATCCCAGAGCTGAAGACCATTCTACGTGGGGTGGTGCTGAAGGAGTATTTGACTCTGAAAGCCTTTGTGGCTAAAGTCATCGGCCTGACTGCAAGCCTGGGCAGTGGCATGCCTTTGGGAAAAGAg GGCCCCTTTGTCCACATTGCAAGTATCTGTGCTGCTGTGCTGAGTAGGTTCATGTCCATCTTCACAGGAGTATATGAG aACCCCTATGGTTACACTGATATTCTGACAGTGGGGTGTGCCGTAGGGGTCGGCTGCTGTTTCGGCACTCCTCTCGGAG GTGTGTTGTTCAGTATTGAGGTCACATCCACTTACTTTGCTGTGAGGAATTATTGGAGAGGATACTTCGCTGCTACGTTCAGTGCCTTTATATTCAGAGTGCTATCTGTGTGGAACAAAGACTCTG TCACAATTACAGCTCTGTTCCGCACAAAATTCCGGATGGATTTTCCGTTTGACCTGCAGGAGCTGCCAGCATTCGCTGTCATTGG GATCTCATGTGGCTTTCTGGGAGCATTCTTTGTTTATCTGAACAGACAGGTTGTTTTGTTCATGAGAAGACCAACAGCACTCACTCGCTTCCTCACAAAATA ccGGTTGATTTACCCTGGTGTGGTGACACTCATTATTGCCTCCTTCACATTCCCACCAGGCTTTGGCCAGTTTATGGCTGGTGAG CTCATGCCGAGAGAGTGTATCAACTCTCTGTTTGATAACTTCACCTGGACAAAAGTCTGGGACGCCACCATGGAACCTGGTCTCGGCCGCTCCACTGCCTGGTTTCATTCAGAAGTCAGTgtcttcatcatcctcctcctatTTTTCATCATGAAG TTTTGGATGTCTGCAGTATCAACAACGATGCCTATCCCCTCTGGTGCCTTCATGCCTGTCTTTATACTTG gAGCTGCATTTGGCCGGTTGGTGGGAGAGATCATGGCCACACTTTTCCCGAATGGTATTCTCTTTGATGGTATTGTTTACCGAATCCTACCTGGAGGCTatgctgtgattg GTGCTGCTGCGATGACTGgtgcagtcacacacacagtttcgaCAGCAGTGATCTGCTTTGAGCTGACTGGGCAGATCTCTCACATTCTACCCATGATGGTGGCAGTGATCCTGGCTAACATGGTGGCACAGGGCCTGCAGCCATCCCTCTATGATTCCATAATCCAGGTCAAAAAGCTACCCTATCTCCCAGAGCTAGGTTTTGGACACATCAG TAAGTATAATATTTGTGTGGAGGACATCATGGTGAAGAAGGTGAAGTTTTTGTCTCCTCAGACCACCTACCGTGAGCTTCTTCACCTTCTGCAGACCACTACCCTCAAAACCATCCCAGTGGTTGATTCTAAAG AGTCCATGATTTTGTTGGGCTCTATTGAGAGGTGTGAACTTCAAGCAGCCTGTGACTGGTGGCTGTCAGCAGAGAGACGGATTACTAACCAAGGTCAGGCAATGCGCAGTCCAGGGTCAGTGGTCAGCTGGGAGTCCTTCAATCTGGTAGATgaggaaggaggagaggagagcaaGGAAAGG GAAAACACAGTCTCTGAGGAGCAGAACGGCCCACTGGACACTGTGGGGGATCCCACCAATCACACAGCGCCTGGTGAGTCTGGCTCAG GTGTACTCGGGTTCATGAGGAGCGCACTTCATCGCCTCTTGTCAAACTCATCCTCGTCGCAGCAGGCTGAGTCACAG GATGCATTGCCTGCTCCTGTAACAGAGAGCATGACTACAGATGAG ATCAAAGCTTGGGAGGATGCTGAGCTGGATAAGCCGATCGATATTGATCAGATTCGCATCGATCCTTCCCCATTTCAGTTGGTGGAAAGAACATCTCTGCATAAG acacacacacttttctctctgttggGTCTCAGTCATGCCTATGTCACCAGCATAGGTAAACTAGTGGGGGTTGTAGCACTTAAAGAG CTTCAGAAGGCCATAGAAGGTTCAACCCGCAGTGGTGTGCGTCTGCGCCCCCCTTTGGCCAGTTTCAGAGACGCCAGCCGTAAAACCAAGGAGCACCCCCACCCAACCTCTGCCCCCTCTTCTCACCCTCGAGACAGAGAGCTGTGgagtgaggaagaaaagaaagaaatgaaagatgaaGCAGAGCCCAAATTGGCAGAGTCCAAAGAAACAGAGTGCAAGGTCAGTGTAGACAGCAACACCAGAAGTTCAGATAATTCAGCTCAGGGGCAGCCATCCTCCGcttcctctccctcttctcCTTCCATCCCTCTCGCATCCCTTCATTCTCTGCCTGAAAAGGAGacaaatggagagaaagagagtgacgATGAACTGGTTTAA
- the clcn1b gene encoding chloride channel protein 1 isoform X3, translated as MMSECTEASETVMNLDQILLYGEYREQLGNVARREATRLLTENQSNKHGGNARAIRRGYGRTHQIALETGPMTPGFSQSSSIKKPQPYSKCQDCLRRVQRYIITKLGEDWIFLVLLGLTMALVSWSMDYASAKSLQAYKWMYAELKGNVPLQYLAWVTYPIILIVFSSVFCHLVSPQAIGSGIPELKTILRGVVLKEYLTLKAFVAKVIGLTASLGSGMPLGKEGPFVHIASICAAVLSRFMSIFTGVYENPYGYTDILTVGCAVGVGCCFGTPLGGVLFSIEVTSTYFAVRNYWRGYFAATFSAFIFRVLSVWNKDSVTITALFRTKFRMDFPFDLQELPAFAVIGISCGFLGAFFVYLNRQVVLFMRRPTALTRFLTKYRLIYPGVVTLIIASFTFPPGFGQFMAGELMPRECINSLFDNFTWTKVWDATMEPGLGRSTAWFHSEVSVFIILLLFFIMKFWMSAVSTTMPIPSGAFMPVFILGAAFGRLVGEIMATLFPNGILFDGIVYRILPGGYAVIGAAAMTGAVTHTVSTAVICFELTGQISHILPMMVAVILANMVAQGLQPSLYDSIIQVKKLPYLPELGFGHISKYNICVEDIMVKKVKFLSPQTTYRELLHLLQTTTLKTIPVVDSKESMILLGSIERCELQAACDWWLSAERRITNQGQAMRSPGSVVSWESFNLVDEEGGEESKERENTVSEEQNGPLDTVGDPTNHTAPGVLGFMRSALHRLLSNSSSSQQAESQDALPAPVTESMTTDEIKAWEDAELDKPIDIDQIRIDPSPFQLVERTSLHKTHTLFSLLGLSHAYVTSIGKLVGVVALKELQKAIEGSTRSGVRLRPPLASFRDASRKTKEHPHPTSAPSSHPRDRELWSEEEKKEMKDEAEPKLAESKETECKVSVDSNTRSSDNSAQGQPSSASSPSSPSIPLASLHSLPEKETNGEKESDDELV; from the exons ATGATGAGCGAGTGCACTGAGGCCTCTGAGACAGTAATGAATTTAGATCAAATTCTG cTGTATGGAGAGTACAGGGAGCAGCTGGGTAACGTTGCCCGGAGGGAGGCCACACGTCTGCTAACTGAGAACCAGTCAAATAAACATGGTGGGAATGCTAGGGCAATCAGGAGAGGCTATGGCCGAACGCATCAGATCGCCTTGGAAACAGGGCCCATGACCCCAGGATTTAGCCAGTCCTCCTCGATAAAGAAACCCCAACCTTACTCAAAATGCCAAG ACTGCCTGAGGCGTGTCCAGAGGTATATAATAACAAAGCTTGGGGAGGATTGGATCTTCCTGGTGCTGCTGGGTCTTACCATGGCTCTAGTCAGCTGGAGTATGGACTACGCCAGTGCCAAGAGCCTGCAAG CTTACAAATGGATGTATGCAGAGCTGAAAGGGAACGTGCCACTTCAGTATCTGGCCTGGGTCACATATCCCATAATTCTCATTGTGTTCTCCTCTGTCTTCTGCCACCTGGTCTCCCCACAAGCTATAG GCTCTGGTATCCCAGAGCTGAAGACCATTCTACGTGGGGTGGTGCTGAAGGAGTATTTGACTCTGAAAGCCTTTGTGGCTAAAGTCATCGGCCTGACTGCAAGCCTGGGCAGTGGCATGCCTTTGGGAAAAGAg GGCCCCTTTGTCCACATTGCAAGTATCTGTGCTGCTGTGCTGAGTAGGTTCATGTCCATCTTCACAGGAGTATATGAG aACCCCTATGGTTACACTGATATTCTGACAGTGGGGTGTGCCGTAGGGGTCGGCTGCTGTTTCGGCACTCCTCTCGGAG GTGTGTTGTTCAGTATTGAGGTCACATCCACTTACTTTGCTGTGAGGAATTATTGGAGAGGATACTTCGCTGCTACGTTCAGTGCCTTTATATTCAGAGTGCTATCTGTGTGGAACAAAGACTCTG TCACAATTACAGCTCTGTTCCGCACAAAATTCCGGATGGATTTTCCGTTTGACCTGCAGGAGCTGCCAGCATTCGCTGTCATTGG GATCTCATGTGGCTTTCTGGGAGCATTCTTTGTTTATCTGAACAGACAGGTTGTTTTGTTCATGAGAAGACCAACAGCACTCACTCGCTTCCTCACAAAATA ccGGTTGATTTACCCTGGTGTGGTGACACTCATTATTGCCTCCTTCACATTCCCACCAGGCTTTGGCCAGTTTATGGCTGGTGAG CTCATGCCGAGAGAGTGTATCAACTCTCTGTTTGATAACTTCACCTGGACAAAAGTCTGGGACGCCACCATGGAACCTGGTCTCGGCCGCTCCACTGCCTGGTTTCATTCAGAAGTCAGTgtcttcatcatcctcctcctatTTTTCATCATGAAG TTTTGGATGTCTGCAGTATCAACAACGATGCCTATCCCCTCTGGTGCCTTCATGCCTGTCTTTATACTTG gAGCTGCATTTGGCCGGTTGGTGGGAGAGATCATGGCCACACTTTTCCCGAATGGTATTCTCTTTGATGGTATTGTTTACCGAATCCTACCTGGAGGCTatgctgtgattg GTGCTGCTGCGATGACTGgtgcagtcacacacacagtttcgaCAGCAGTGATCTGCTTTGAGCTGACTGGGCAGATCTCTCACATTCTACCCATGATGGTGGCAGTGATCCTGGCTAACATGGTGGCACAGGGCCTGCAGCCATCCCTCTATGATTCCATAATCCAGGTCAAAAAGCTACCCTATCTCCCAGAGCTAGGTTTTGGACACATCAG TAAGTATAATATTTGTGTGGAGGACATCATGGTGAAGAAGGTGAAGTTTTTGTCTCCTCAGACCACCTACCGTGAGCTTCTTCACCTTCTGCAGACCACTACCCTCAAAACCATCCCAGTGGTTGATTCTAAAG AGTCCATGATTTTGTTGGGCTCTATTGAGAGGTGTGAACTTCAAGCAGCCTGTGACTGGTGGCTGTCAGCAGAGAGACGGATTACTAACCAAGGTCAGGCAATGCGCAGTCCAGGGTCAGTGGTCAGCTGGGAGTCCTTCAATCTGGTAGATgaggaaggaggagaggagagcaaGGAAAGG GAAAACACAGTCTCTGAGGAGCAGAACGGCCCACTGGACACTGTGGGGGATCCCACCAATCACACAGCGCCTG GTGTACTCGGGTTCATGAGGAGCGCACTTCATCGCCTCTTGTCAAACTCATCCTCGTCGCAGCAGGCTGAGTCACAG GATGCATTGCCTGCTCCTGTAACAGAGAGCATGACTACAGATGAG ATCAAAGCTTGGGAGGATGCTGAGCTGGATAAGCCGATCGATATTGATCAGATTCGCATCGATCCTTCCCCATTTCAGTTGGTGGAAAGAACATCTCTGCATAAG acacacacacttttctctctgttggGTCTCAGTCATGCCTATGTCACCAGCATAGGTAAACTAGTGGGGGTTGTAGCACTTAAAGAG CTTCAGAAGGCCATAGAAGGTTCAACCCGCAGTGGTGTGCGTCTGCGCCCCCCTTTGGCCAGTTTCAGAGACGCCAGCCGTAAAACCAAGGAGCACCCCCACCCAACCTCTGCCCCCTCTTCTCACCCTCGAGACAGAGAGCTGTGgagtgaggaagaaaagaaagaaatgaaagatgaaGCAGAGCCCAAATTGGCAGAGTCCAAAGAAACAGAGTGCAAGGTCAGTGTAGACAGCAACACCAGAAGTTCAGATAATTCAGCTCAGGGGCAGCCATCCTCCGcttcctctccctcttctcCTTCCATCCCTCTCGCATCCCTTCATTCTCTGCCTGAAAAGGAGacaaatggagagaaagagagtgacgATGAACTGGTTTAA
- the clcn1b gene encoding chloride channel protein 1 isoform X4, translating to MPKRTSSKELYGEYREQLGNVARREATRLLTENQSNKHGGNARAIRRGYGRTHQIALETGPMTPGFSQSSSIKKPQPYSKCQDCLRRVQRYIITKLGEDWIFLVLLGLTMALVSWSMDYASAKSLQAYKWMYAELKGNVPLQYLAWVTYPIILIVFSSVFCHLVSPQAIGSGIPELKTILRGVVLKEYLTLKAFVAKVIGLTASLGSGMPLGKEGPFVHIASICAAVLSRFMSIFTGVYENPYGYTDILTVGCAVGVGCCFGTPLGGVLFSIEVTSTYFAVRNYWRGYFAATFSAFIFRVLSVWNKDSVTITALFRTKFRMDFPFDLQELPAFAVIGISCGFLGAFFVYLNRQVVLFMRRPTALTRFLTKYRLIYPGVVTLIIASFTFPPGFGQFMAGELMPRECINSLFDNFTWTKVWDATMEPGLGRSTAWFHSEVSVFIILLLFFIMKFWMSAVSTTMPIPSGAFMPVFILGAAFGRLVGEIMATLFPNGILFDGIVYRILPGGYAVIGAAAMTGAVTHTVSTAVICFELTGQISHILPMMVAVILANMVAQGLQPSLYDSIIQVKKLPYLPELGFGHISKYNICVEDIMVKKVKFLSPQTTYRELLHLLQTTTLKTIPVVDSKESMILLGSIERCELQAACDWWLSAERRITNQGQAMRSPGSVVSWESFNLVDEEGGEESKERENTVSEEQNGPLDTVGDPTNHTAPGESGSGVLGFMRSALHRLLSNSSSSQQAESQDALPAPVTESMTTDEIKAWEDAELDKPIDIDQIRIDPSPFQLVERTSLHKTHTLFSLLGLSHAYVTSIGKLVGVVALKELQKAIEGSTRSGVRLRPPLASFRDASRKTKEHPHPTSAPSSHPRDRELWSEEEKKEMKDEAEPKLAESKETECKVSVDSNTRSSDNSAQGQPSSASSPSSPSIPLASLHSLPEKETNGEKESDDELV from the exons ATGCCCAAGAGAACTTCTTCAAAGGAG cTGTATGGAGAGTACAGGGAGCAGCTGGGTAACGTTGCCCGGAGGGAGGCCACACGTCTGCTAACTGAGAACCAGTCAAATAAACATGGTGGGAATGCTAGGGCAATCAGGAGAGGCTATGGCCGAACGCATCAGATCGCCTTGGAAACAGGGCCCATGACCCCAGGATTTAGCCAGTCCTCCTCGATAAAGAAACCCCAACCTTACTCAAAATGCCAAG ACTGCCTGAGGCGTGTCCAGAGGTATATAATAACAAAGCTTGGGGAGGATTGGATCTTCCTGGTGCTGCTGGGTCTTACCATGGCTCTAGTCAGCTGGAGTATGGACTACGCCAGTGCCAAGAGCCTGCAAG CTTACAAATGGATGTATGCAGAGCTGAAAGGGAACGTGCCACTTCAGTATCTGGCCTGGGTCACATATCCCATAATTCTCATTGTGTTCTCCTCTGTCTTCTGCCACCTGGTCTCCCCACAAGCTATAG GCTCTGGTATCCCAGAGCTGAAGACCATTCTACGTGGGGTGGTGCTGAAGGAGTATTTGACTCTGAAAGCCTTTGTGGCTAAAGTCATCGGCCTGACTGCAAGCCTGGGCAGTGGCATGCCTTTGGGAAAAGAg GGCCCCTTTGTCCACATTGCAAGTATCTGTGCTGCTGTGCTGAGTAGGTTCATGTCCATCTTCACAGGAGTATATGAG aACCCCTATGGTTACACTGATATTCTGACAGTGGGGTGTGCCGTAGGGGTCGGCTGCTGTTTCGGCACTCCTCTCGGAG GTGTGTTGTTCAGTATTGAGGTCACATCCACTTACTTTGCTGTGAGGAATTATTGGAGAGGATACTTCGCTGCTACGTTCAGTGCCTTTATATTCAGAGTGCTATCTGTGTGGAACAAAGACTCTG TCACAATTACAGCTCTGTTCCGCACAAAATTCCGGATGGATTTTCCGTTTGACCTGCAGGAGCTGCCAGCATTCGCTGTCATTGG GATCTCATGTGGCTTTCTGGGAGCATTCTTTGTTTATCTGAACAGACAGGTTGTTTTGTTCATGAGAAGACCAACAGCACTCACTCGCTTCCTCACAAAATA ccGGTTGATTTACCCTGGTGTGGTGACACTCATTATTGCCTCCTTCACATTCCCACCAGGCTTTGGCCAGTTTATGGCTGGTGAG CTCATGCCGAGAGAGTGTATCAACTCTCTGTTTGATAACTTCACCTGGACAAAAGTCTGGGACGCCACCATGGAACCTGGTCTCGGCCGCTCCACTGCCTGGTTTCATTCAGAAGTCAGTgtcttcatcatcctcctcctatTTTTCATCATGAAG TTTTGGATGTCTGCAGTATCAACAACGATGCCTATCCCCTCTGGTGCCTTCATGCCTGTCTTTATACTTG gAGCTGCATTTGGCCGGTTGGTGGGAGAGATCATGGCCACACTTTTCCCGAATGGTATTCTCTTTGATGGTATTGTTTACCGAATCCTACCTGGAGGCTatgctgtgattg GTGCTGCTGCGATGACTGgtgcagtcacacacacagtttcgaCAGCAGTGATCTGCTTTGAGCTGACTGGGCAGATCTCTCACATTCTACCCATGATGGTGGCAGTGATCCTGGCTAACATGGTGGCACAGGGCCTGCAGCCATCCCTCTATGATTCCATAATCCAGGTCAAAAAGCTACCCTATCTCCCAGAGCTAGGTTTTGGACACATCAG TAAGTATAATATTTGTGTGGAGGACATCATGGTGAAGAAGGTGAAGTTTTTGTCTCCTCAGACCACCTACCGTGAGCTTCTTCACCTTCTGCAGACCACTACCCTCAAAACCATCCCAGTGGTTGATTCTAAAG AGTCCATGATTTTGTTGGGCTCTATTGAGAGGTGTGAACTTCAAGCAGCCTGTGACTGGTGGCTGTCAGCAGAGAGACGGATTACTAACCAAGGTCAGGCAATGCGCAGTCCAGGGTCAGTGGTCAGCTGGGAGTCCTTCAATCTGGTAGATgaggaaggaggagaggagagcaaGGAAAGG GAAAACACAGTCTCTGAGGAGCAGAACGGCCCACTGGACACTGTGGGGGATCCCACCAATCACACAGCGCCTGGTGAGTCTGGCTCAG GTGTACTCGGGTTCATGAGGAGCGCACTTCATCGCCTCTTGTCAAACTCATCCTCGTCGCAGCAGGCTGAGTCACAG GATGCATTGCCTGCTCCTGTAACAGAGAGCATGACTACAGATGAG ATCAAAGCTTGGGAGGATGCTGAGCTGGATAAGCCGATCGATATTGATCAGATTCGCATCGATCCTTCCCCATTTCAGTTGGTGGAAAGAACATCTCTGCATAAG acacacacacttttctctctgttggGTCTCAGTCATGCCTATGTCACCAGCATAGGTAAACTAGTGGGGGTTGTAGCACTTAAAGAG CTTCAGAAGGCCATAGAAGGTTCAACCCGCAGTGGTGTGCGTCTGCGCCCCCCTTTGGCCAGTTTCAGAGACGCCAGCCGTAAAACCAAGGAGCACCCCCACCCAACCTCTGCCCCCTCTTCTCACCCTCGAGACAGAGAGCTGTGgagtgaggaagaaaagaaagaaatgaaagatgaaGCAGAGCCCAAATTGGCAGAGTCCAAAGAAACAGAGTGCAAGGTCAGTGTAGACAGCAACACCAGAAGTTCAGATAATTCAGCTCAGGGGCAGCCATCCTCCGcttcctctccctcttctcCTTCCATCCCTCTCGCATCCCTTCATTCTCTGCCTGAAAAGGAGacaaatggagagaaagagagtgacgATGAACTGGTTTAA